The Syntrophomonadaceae bacterium DNA window CTGGTAACTCTCTTATTCATCGGATGGAAGCCAGGACAAAAATATTGGCAATACTTTTTTTTATGATCACCCTGTTTTTGATAAATAATCTGATCGGCCTAGCCCTGGCGTTTCTTTTTACCGCTTTTATTATCCTCTTGTCTAAGCTGCCGGTGCAATACCTATTGCGGGGTCTCAGGCCTCTTCTAATCATTTTGATTTTTACCCTGGTCCTAAATCTCCTGTTCACCCCCGGGGAAGTCCTGGCCCAGGCAGGTCCTTTGAAGATTACCGCAGAAGGTATCTGGCGGGCTTTTTTAATGACCTCACGCATTGTGCTGCTTGTGCTGGGGACATCGATTCTAACCTTAACCACCTCCCCCATCAGCCTGACCGATGGGATTGAACGCCTGTTAAGCCCGGGCAAGAAACTGGGGATCCCGTCTCATGAACTGGCCATGATGATGAGTATTGCCCTCAGGTTCATCCCGACCCTGATTGAGGAGACCATGAAGATCATGAAAGCGCAAATGGCCAGGGGCGCAAATTTTGAAAGCGGCAATGTTTTTCAGCGGGCAAAGAACATGGTTCCTATTTTAGTTCCCTTGTTTGTGGGGGCGTTTCGCCGGGCGGATGACCTTGCAATGGCCATGGAGGCGCGTTGTTACCGGGGAGGAGACAATCGCACCAAAATGAAGGAAGTCCGGGTTGGGTTAATCGACTACCTGGCCCTTTTAGGGACTGCC harbors:
- a CDS encoding energy-coupling factor transporter transmembrane protein EcfT, with protein sequence MIENITIGQYVPGNSLIHRMEARTKILAILFFMITLFLINNLIGLALAFLFTAFIILLSKLPVQYLLRGLRPLLIILIFTLVLNLLFTPGEVLAQAGPLKITAEGIWRAFLMTSRIVLLVLGTSILTLTTSPISLTDGIERLLSPGKKLGIPSHELAMMMSIALRFIPTLIEETMKIMKAQMARGANFESGNVFQRAKNMVPILVPLFVGAFRRADDLAMAMEARCYRGGDNRTKMKEVRVGLIDYLALLGTALYCGATVATRYINIMV